One genomic window of Salvelinus alpinus chromosome 9, SLU_Salpinus.1, whole genome shotgun sequence includes the following:
- the LOC139530241 gene encoding prosaposin receptor GPR37-like isoform X2 — MLPHQKTADFRRVASLGVTTFTLCALCIDRFRAANNVQMYYEMIENCASTAAKLAVIWIGALLLALPELLIRQLVTEDGEPPDVTPCQRCVVRISTELPDTLYVLGLTYDGARLWWYFGCYFCLPTLFTIGSSLVTACKIRQAERACVRGNKKQIHQESQMNCTVVALAILYGFCIIPENICNIVTVYMAAGIPRRTLDILHLVSQLLLFCKSAVTPVLLFCLCQPFSRAFLDCCCCCCDECGPTRSSTTATTSEENEHECTTTDLELSPFSTIHREASSSYTTAATHC, encoded by the coding sequence GTCGCCTCCCTAGGGGTTACCACCTTTACCCTGTGCGCCTTGTGCATCGACCGCTTCCGCGCTGCCAACAACGTCCAGATGTACTATGAGATGATTGAGAACTGTGCCTCCACGGCCGCCAAGCTGGCCGTTATCTGGATCGGGGCTCTCCTATTGGCCCTGCCAGAGCTCCTGATCCGCCAGCTGGTCACTGAAGATGGCGAGCCTCCGGATGTGACGCCCTGCCAGCGCTGCGTGGTTCGTATCTCCACCGAGCTCCCTGACACGCTCTACGTACTGGGCCTGACCTATGATGGTGCTCGCCTCTGGTGGTACTTTGGCTGCTACTTCTGCCTGCCCACGCTGTTCACCATCGGCAGCTCCCTGGTGACCGCCTGTAAGATCCGGCAGGCCGAGCGGGCCTGTGTGCGTGGCAACAAGAAACAGATCCACCAGGAGAGCCAGATGAACTGCACAGTTGTGGCTTTGGCCATCCTCTATGGCTTCTGCATCATCCCAGAGAACATCTGCAACATCGTCACTGTCTACATGGCGGCGGGAATTCCCAGACGGACCCTGGACATTCTCCATCTGGTCAGCCAGCTGCTGTTGTTCTGTAAGTCGGCAGTGACACCTGTCCTGCTGTTCTGCCTGTGCCAGCCCTTCAGCCGGGCCTTCCtggactgctgctgctgctgctgtgacGAGTGTGGCCCGACCAGATCTTCCACCACCGCCACCACCAGCGAGGAGAACGAGCACGAGTGCACCACCACCGACCTGGAGCTGTCGCCCTTCAGCACCATCCACAGGGAGGcatcctcctcctacaccacTGCAGCGACCCACTGCTAA